A window of the Lepisosteus oculatus isolate fLepOcu1 chromosome 14, fLepOcu1.hap2, whole genome shotgun sequence genome harbors these coding sequences:
- the LOC138242562 gene encoding zinc finger protein 709-like — protein sequence MTGWLSSLQTELRSFLEGVLPSIVHEVSGLFRSGRSDSEDGLEDKLHGVSQLLVRRAVSKIAQCVEESVGREMARLKKENESLRGRLQLWEKEPGDGGQTDRAGHTLPCEAPDGIKEEMDTELQLSGSEPSALPAAGDRAPLEQQPSEEEWDYRLRRYAELSAAEGGEGALGGGRRLTERTEPGAAEAASAARGQQTPGCRVVPEEPAAGPAHKEEEEEEEVADCPLAAGQGRLAPRPCSVKVERLSLSPPPPPPPAADKLFSCAQCGWAFSRQSSLRRHGLVHTGERRLACGECGKSFGRSDHLRAHRLTHTGERPFRCGQCGRAFSHANNLKSHRLTHTGERPFTCGHCGRAFGQSSTLRSHQRTHTGERPFRCGQCGRTFNRSGNLKKHLLVHTGERPFRCAQCGRAFNQLSNLNTHQLLHSGEKLFGCQRCGRSFSWSSSLKSHQCVPAGPALAADFRLWFLFGFGSSPEGKMASYLSSLQTELRAFLEGVLTSIVHEVSGLFRSGRSDSEAGLEDKLHGVSQLLVRRAVSKIAQCVEESVGGEMARLKKENESLRGRLQLWEKEPGAGGDGGQTDRAGHTLPCEAPAGIKEEMDTELQLSGSEASALPDSGDRAPLDQQHSEEEEGRSSLRQETELTAAQGKETLREQHTESRQRLEELDSVPTMKTEPPVHDPDGQTVMASLQGLKEEELSDGGGGLPDPPPSAPQTGGRRRRRIAQPGGRPYPCAQCGKSFPELRKLQGHQLTHTGEKPYTCPQCGKGFGQSYYLKKHQLVHTGARPYPCAQCGKSFSQSSDLKTHRYIHTGERPYPCAQCGKSFRQPGSLRTHQRTHTGEKPYPCAQCGKSFKSSSSLRTHQRIHAGARPFACPQCGKGFLHAFDLRTHQRVHTGERPFPCPRCDKSFRSASNLRTHQLVHTGARPCACPQCGKAFAQPKNLRAHLLTHAGGPSCACPRCGRAFKCPSSLKRHRCRREAEALAGGQAS from the exons ATGACGGGCTGGCTGTCCAGCCTACAGACCGAGCTCCGCTCCTTCCTGGAGGGGGTGCTCCCGTCGATCGTGCACGAAGTGTCGGGGCTGTTCCGCAGCGGGAGGTCCGACTCCGAGGACGGGCTCGAAGACAAGCTGCACGGCGTCTCCCAGCTCCTGGTGCGGCGGGCCGTGTCGAAAATCGCGCAGTGTGTGGAGGAGAGTGTCGGGAGGGAGATGGCGCGGCTGAAGAAGGAGAACGAGAGCCTGAGGGGGAGACtgcagctgtgggagaaggagcCGGGAGATGGGGGACAGACGGATCGGGCTGGACACACGCTGCCCTGTGAAGCCCCTGATGGGATCAAGGAAGAGATGGACACGGAACTGCAGCTCTCAG GCTCAGAGCCCAGTGCTCTCCCTGCGGCTGGGGACAGGGCTCCCCTGGAGCAGCAGCCCAGCGAGGAGGAGTGGGACTACCGCCTGAGACGGTACGCGGAGCTCAGCGCCGCAGAAGGCGGCGAGGGGGCCCTCGGGGGGGGGCGGCGGCTCACCGAGAGGACAGAGCCGGGGGCGGCGGAGGCGGCGAGTGCCGCACGGGGGCAGCAGACCCCGGGCTGCCGGGTCGTGCCGGAGGAGCCCGCGGCCGGGCCGGCGCacaaggaagaggaagaggaagaggaagtggCTGATTGTCCCCTCGCCGCGGGGCAGGGCCGCCTCGCGCCGAGGCCGTGCTCGGTGAAGGTGGAGCGCCTGTCCCtgtcgccgccgccgccgcccccgcCCGCCGCGGACAAGCTGTTCAGCTGCGCCCAGTGCGGCTGGGCCTTCAGCCGCCAGAGCAGCCTGAGGCGGCACGGCCTGGTGCACACGGGCGAGCGCCGGCTGGCCTGTGGCGAGTGCGGCAAGAGCTTCGGCCGCTCGGACCACCTGCGGGCCCACCGGCTGACCCACACGGGCGAGCGGCCCTTCCGCTGCGGGCAGTGCGGCCGGGCCTTCAGCCACGCCAACAACCTCAAGAGCCACCGGCTGACCCACACGGGCGAGCGGCCCTTCACCTGCGGCCACTGCGGCCGGGCCTTCGGCCAGTCCAGCACCCTGAGGAGCCACCAGCGCACCCACACGGGCGAGCGGCCCTTCCGCTGCGGGCAGTGCGGCCGGACCTTCAACCGCTCGGGCAACCTGAAGAAGCACCTGCTGGTCCACACGGGCGAGCGGCCCTTCCGCTGCGCGCAGTGCGGCCGCGCCTTCAACCAGCTGAGCAACCTCaacacccaccagctgctgcactCCGGGGAGAAGCTGTTCGGCTGCCAGCGCTGCGGGCGGAGCTTCAGCTGGTCGAGCAGCCTGAAGAGCCACCAGTGCGTGCCGGCGGGACCGGCGCTC GCCGCTGACTTCCGCCTTTGGTTTCTGTTCGGTTTCGGATCGTCTCCGGAGGGGAAGATGGCGAGTTACCTCTCCAGCCTGCAGACCGAGCTCCGCGCCTTCCTGGAGGGGGTGCTCACGTCGATCGTGCACGAAGTGTCGGGGCTGTTCCGCAGCGGGAGGTCCGACTCCGAGGCCGGGCTCGAAGACAAGCTGCACGGCGTCTCCCAGCTCCTGGTGCGGCGGGCCGTGTCGAAAATCGCGCAGTGTGTGGAGGAGAGTGTCGGGGGGGAGATGGCGCGGCTGAAGAAGGAGAACGAGAGCCTGAGGGGGAGACtgcagctgtgggagaaggagcCGGGAGCCGGGGGAGATGGGGGACAGACGGATCGGGCTGGACACACGCTGCCCTGTGAAGCCCCTGCAGGGATCAAGGAAGAGATGGACACGGAACTGCAGCTCTCAG GCTCAGAGGCCAGTGCTCTCCCTGACTCTGGGGACAGGGCTCCTCTTGAccagcagcacagtgaggaggaggaggggcgcTCCAGTCTGAggcaggagacagagctcacCGCCGCACAAGGGAAAGAGACACTCAgggagcagcacacagagagcagacagaggctggaggaactggacTCTGTGCCCACGATGAAGACCGAGCCCCCGGTTCACGATCCGGACGGGCAGACTGTGATGGCATCCCTGCAGGGCCTCAAGGAAGAGGAACTGAGCGACGGGGGCGGCGGTCTTCCGGACCCGCCGCCCTCCGCCCCGCAGACCGGGGGGCGGCGGAGGCGGCGGATCGCTCAGCCTGGGGGGCGCCCCTACCCCTGCGCCCAGTGCGGGAAGAGCTTCCCGGAGCTCAGGAAGCTGCAGGGGCATCAGCTCACCCACACGGGCGAGAAGCCCTACACCTGCCCGCAGTGCGGCAAGGGCTTCGGCCAGTCCTACTACCTGAAGAAGCACCAGCTGGTCCACACGGGCGCGCGGCCCTACCCCTGCGCCCAGTGCGGCAAGAGCTTCAGCCAGTCCAGCGACCTGAAGACCCACCGCTACATCCACACGGGCGAGCGGCCCTACCCCTGCGCCCAGTGCGGCAAGAGCTTCCGGCAGCCGGGCAGCCTGCGCACCCACCAGCGCACCCACACGGGCGAGAAGCCCTACCCCTGCGCCCAGTGCGGCAAGAGCTTCAAGAGCTCCAGCAGCCTGCGCACCCACCAGCGCATCCACGCCGGCGCGCGGCCCTTCGCCTGCCCGCAGTGCGGCAAGGGCTTCCTGCACGCCTTCGACCTGCGCACCCACCAGCGCGTCCACACGGGCGAGCGGCCCTTCCCCTGCCCGCGCTGCGACAAGAGCTTCCGCAGCGCCAGCAACCTGCGCACCCACCAGCTGGTGCACACGGGCGCGCGGCCCTGCGCCTGCCCGCAGTGCGGCAAGGCCTTCGCCCAGCCCAAGAACCTGCGCGCCCACCTGCTCACCCACGCCggcggcccctcctgcgcctgcCCGCGCTGTGGCAGGGCCTTCAAGTGCCCCAGCAGCCTGAAGAGGCACCGGTGCCGGCGGGAGGCGGAGGCGCTGGCGGGCGGTCAGGCGTCTTGA